From Penicillium psychrofluorescens genome assembly, chromosome: 1, one genomic window encodes:
- a CDS encoding uncharacterized protein (ID:PFLUO_000549-T1.cds;~source:funannotate), giving the protein MFLCGVIWSAVAKDYNSLLGSRVFASFGYGSIESLGPSILADMFYERNYSSAMAVYAAALSGGSQIGPLIAGYLIQAKGWRWFFILCAIIAAFNLVTTIFLLPETLYEPDEESQIADDFEKDGNSHIEAARTSSHAGQRAQMDYKSYWSGLFTFRISKEARHRGLLKHILYQFVLPFPLLLIPGVLIASIMYGVVLGGIVIISTLAPQIFSPPPYLFSSADLGLFTLSSFVGIIIAWPIAGPLTDMLSRWLRKRNGNFHKPEHRLPALLFPFVVCPIGLVVFGYTVAQQQNYVRPAVGQAITAASLTLVPSVMLSYVVDSYPRISGEALVLVNASKNVVAFGLSKGAYSWMAKEGIAKMFYEMAGIQWAVIFLALPLYIFGPRVRAKTDKLF; this is encoded by the exons ATGTTCTTGTGCGGCGTCATCTGGAGCGCAGTCGCCAAGGACTACAATAGTCTGCTTGGTTCCCGAGTATTCGCTAGTTTTG GATACGGTTCAATCGAGTCGCTAGGACCGAGTATCCTTGCAG ACATGTTCTATGAACGAAACTACTCCAGTGCCATGGCGGTTTATGCCGCTGCCCTCTCTGGTGGTTCGCAGATCGGCCCACTTATTGCGGGCTACCTTATCCAAGCTAAGGGATGGCGTTGGTTTTTCATTCTCTGCGCTATTATCGCCGCCTTCAACCTCGTGACGACTatcttccttcttccagagACATTGTATGAGCCTGATGAGGAGTCGCAAATTGCCGACGATTTTGAGAAAGACGGAAACAGTCATATCGAGGCGGCGCGGACCTCATCCCACGCCGGACAACGCGCCCAAATGGACTACAAAAGTTACTGGTCTGGTTTATTTACCTTTAGAATTTCCAAGGAAGCACGGCATCGGGGCTTGCTTAAGCACATTCTATATCAATTCGTGCTACCATTTCCTCTCCTGCTAATCCCTGGCGTTCTTATCGCGTCTATCATGTATGGCGTGGTGCTAGGAGG GATTGTTATTATATCTACCCTTGCTCCCCAGATTTTCTCTCCACCGCCCTACCTCTTTTCCTCTGCCGACCTGGGCCTTTTCACCCTGAGCAGCTTCGTCGGTATTATAATTGCCTGGCCCATCGCCGGCCCCTTAACCGATATGCTTTCCCGCTGGCTGCGCAAGCGTAACGGCAACTTTCACAAGCCGGAACACCGTCTACCAGCGCTTCTTTTCCCGTTTGTGGTCTGCCCTATCGGCCTCGTAGTCTTCGGATATACcgtcgcccagcagcagaactACGTTCGCCCAGCTGTTGGCCAAGCAATCACCGCTGCATCTCTGACACTAGTTCCTTCAGTGATGCTCTCATACGTGGTAGATTCATATCCACGAATTAGTGGCGAGGCTCTGGTGCTGGTAAACGCATCGAAAAATGTGGTTGCCTTTGGCTTATCAAAGGGTGCATACTCGTGGATGGCCAAAGAAGGCATTGCAAAGATGTTCTACGAAATGGCGGGCATTCAGTGGGCGGTTATCTTTttggctcttcctctttATATTTTTGGGCCCCGGGTTCGAGCAAAGACAGATAAATTGTTCTGA